In one window of Kosmotoga pacifica DNA:
- the rmuC gene encoding DNA recombination protein RmuC produces the protein MLSWIVVLISLVTVFILSISAARLYRELKKTIAEKSKLELLREENEKLNGNIEVLRSENEQLKIENARFEEQLKSLDEKLNWLETAKAELEKNFKALASDVTAKNTEDFLNQANDKLKGLIENQKTELEKLLDPLKNNLDTLQKNIVEIENKREKAYGGLEKQLQELSRVHNELQTGLTKLNSSLKSSTSRGRWGEYQLRRIVELAGMTAHIDFEEQQTNESGRPDMIIKLPKGGEIPVDAKTPLNAYLEAMETQDENLRVEKLKKHVKSVKDTIKSLSARAYWEQFKQSPDFVIMFIPMEAAVSTAFEMDPSLLEEAINKKVLITTPITLLALLKSVAYGWQQFQLTENAMRIAEEGKELYKRLSKFLGEVENVGKKMKSLVQAYNTAVGSLEGRLLPKARSFKEISGIEESEPNIQPLELEPRPLNAPELGDED, from the coding sequence GTGCTGAGCTGGATTGTTGTTCTCATTTCACTTGTCACTGTTTTCATATTGTCGATCAGTGCTGCAAGACTTTACAGGGAACTGAAAAAGACCATCGCAGAGAAGTCGAAACTGGAGCTTTTACGTGAAGAAAACGAAAAGTTGAATGGCAATATAGAGGTTCTCAGAAGCGAAAATGAACAGCTGAAAATCGAAAACGCGAGATTCGAAGAACAGCTCAAATCCCTCGATGAAAAATTAAATTGGCTGGAAACCGCAAAGGCCGAATTGGAAAAGAACTTCAAAGCCCTCGCCAGTGACGTGACTGCAAAAAACACTGAAGACTTTCTCAATCAGGCTAACGATAAACTGAAAGGCCTCATAGAAAACCAGAAGACCGAGCTGGAAAAGCTTCTTGACCCGCTGAAAAACAATCTAGATACCCTCCAGAAGAATATCGTTGAGATAGAGAATAAGCGCGAAAAAGCATATGGTGGCCTGGAGAAACAACTTCAGGAACTGTCAAGAGTCCATAACGAGCTGCAAACAGGGCTGACAAAACTTAACAGCTCTCTGAAATCTTCGACATCACGGGGACGCTGGGGGGAATACCAGTTACGTCGTATTGTGGAACTCGCGGGCATGACGGCACATATAGACTTTGAAGAGCAGCAAACAAATGAATCGGGAAGACCTGACATGATTATAAAGCTGCCTAAAGGCGGAGAAATACCTGTAGACGCAAAAACTCCGCTCAATGCTTATCTTGAGGCAATGGAAACTCAGGACGAAAACCTTAGAGTCGAAAAGCTAAAGAAACATGTGAAAAGCGTAAAAGATACCATAAAAAGCCTCAGCGCTAGAGCCTACTGGGAACAGTTCAAACAATCTCCTGATTTCGTGATAATGTTCATACCAATGGAAGCCGCTGTAAGCACAGCCTTTGAAATGGATCCCTCCCTTCTGGAAGAAGCCATAAACAAGAAAGTGCTCATAACAACCCCCATAACACTCCTTGCGCTGCTGAAATCAGTGGCCTATGGCTGGCAGCAGTTCCAGCTCACAGAGAATGCTATGAGAATCGCTGAAGAAGGGAAGGAACTCTACAAGAGGCTCAGCAAATTTCTCGGTGAAGTGGAAAATGTCGGGAAGAAGATGAAATCCCTCGTACAAGCGTACAACACTGCCGTGGGTTCGCTAGAAGGCCGTCTCCTTCCGAAAGCACGTAGCTTTAAAGAAATATCTGGGATAGAAGAAAGTGAACCGAATATCCAACCTCTCGAGCTCGAGCCACGTCCCTTGAATGCGCCCGAACTGGGTGATGAAGACTAA
- a CDS encoding type IV pilus modification PilV family protein, which yields MSRHEKRGFTLTEILVTLLVFSITFIAIISLYTRTTGNSLKFLNRVDIYGRLFSANNILQAEILKAGPDIKYIKLVRLEGEEKYKGLRYSVFIPLTKTKITKQVYFKDGQIKVWEKNFQASDFSSETVKTLEPAGAKIIMATSPLEDLEIEFTSLGARSVNYRITIKQGGKSKLVHESSVFLINMR from the coding sequence GTGAGTAGACATGAGAAAAGAGGTTTCACGCTTACAGAAATTCTTGTAACTTTACTAGTGTTTTCCATAACTTTTATAGCCATAATATCCCTCTATACCAGAACAACGGGGAACTCATTAAAGTTCCTCAACAGAGTTGATATTTATGGCAGGTTGTTTTCTGCCAACAATATTCTTCAAGCAGAGATTTTAAAAGCTGGACCTGATATTAAATACATTAAACTAGTGAGACTTGAGGGTGAAGAAAAATATAAGGGGTTACGGTATTCGGTTTTCATTCCACTTACTAAGACAAAAATCACTAAACAAGTGTATTTCAAAGATGGGCAGATAAAGGTCTGGGAAAAGAATTTCCAGGCATCAGATTTTTCCTCTGAAACTGTAAAAACCCTTGAACCAGCGGGTGCGAAGATTATAATGGCCACATCACCATTGGAAGATCTAGAAATCGAATTCACGTCCCTTGGGGCAAGGAGTGTAAATTACAGGATTACTATTAAACAGGGCGGCAAATCCAAGCTTGTACATGAATCGTCAGTTTTTCTTATAAACATGCGTTGA
- a CDS encoding PulJ/GspJ family protein translates to MDSRKNGFSLIEMMITLLVVTVMIVLVSQIYISVNSALNKAYSKMTYFNDVKRGITALWAFDSAGDPSQYTDLTLYEKKEDFFQQLKDEGISSEIIDYLSDVLEFWQLTIAKNNEVYLAVKPLVSWH, encoded by the coding sequence ATGGATAGTAGAAAAAATGGGTTTAGTTTAATAGAAATGATGATCACCTTGCTAGTGGTTACAGTAATGATTGTCCTCGTTTCTCAAATCTACATATCCGTCAATTCTGCGCTGAACAAAGCCTACTCAAAGATGACGTATTTTAACGACGTAAAAAGAGGAATAACGGCTCTCTGGGCTTTTGATAGCGCAGGAGATCCTTCACAATATACTGACCTGACACTTTACGAGAAAAAAGAAGATTTTTTTCAGCAGTTGAAAGATGAAGGAATATCAAGTGAGATAATTGACTACTTATCAGATGTACTGGAATTCTGGCAGCTCACCATTGCAAAAAACAATGAAGTGTATCTTGCCGTAAAGCCGCTGGTTTCATGGCATTGA
- a CDS encoding ComEC/Rec2 family competence protein gives MRNLLIWIFLLTAVIVLSESATETIPSLTSEGTPLLQVHFIDVGQGDCTLVISPEGSTMLIDAGLNKEFETVMKYLKTLGISNIDILIGTHPDLDHIGSLDEIIDSFKRFFRIYIPLYAKDTKAFRYVVEAILNNDLQITPALGGYYIPFGSLVTLQIVAPNSLEYDNANDYSVVVLLRYDKIAFLFPGDAEVTSEREMLQKGYDLDVTVLKLGHHGSKSSSSMEFLKAISPEWAVASVGKGNRFGHPAVETIEKLQELNIKLLRTDELGNIVMLSDGATITIITGELENVIHEISSISFSATAPPSETAGVH, from the coding sequence ATGAGGAACCTCCTCATTTGGATATTTCTTCTTACAGCCGTTATAGTTCTCTCAGAATCTGCAACTGAAACCATTCCATCACTCACTTCTGAAGGTACACCTTTGTTACAGGTGCATTTTATAGATGTTGGGCAGGGTGATTGTACATTGGTCATCTCTCCTGAGGGGAGCACTATGCTAATAGATGCGGGGCTCAACAAAGAATTCGAAACAGTGATGAAGTATCTGAAGACCCTTGGGATTTCGAATATCGATATTCTTATTGGAACGCACCCGGATCTCGACCACATCGGAAGCCTCGATGAAATAATTGACAGCTTCAAACGTTTTTTCAGGATCTATATTCCGCTGTATGCTAAAGATACAAAAGCCTTCAGGTACGTAGTTGAAGCTATACTTAACAATGACCTTCAAATTACTCCGGCTCTGGGTGGTTATTATATCCCCTTTGGTTCTTTAGTGACGTTACAGATCGTTGCACCAAACAGCCTTGAGTATGACAACGCCAACGATTACAGTGTGGTGGTGCTTCTTCGCTATGACAAAATAGCCTTCCTCTTTCCCGGGGATGCCGAAGTGACTTCAGAGAGGGAAATGCTCCAGAAAGGGTACGATCTGGATGTAACAGTCCTGAAACTCGGGCACCACGGGAGCAAGAGTTCTTCATCCATGGAGTTCCTCAAAGCCATTTCACCGGAATGGGCTGTGGCAAGTGTTGGGAAAGGTAATCGCTTTGGACATCCGGCAGTTGAAACTATCGAAAAGCTACAGGAATTGAACATAAAACTACTCAGAACTGACGAGCTGGGAAACATCGTTATGCTCAGCGACGGGGCAACAATTACCATTATCACCGGGGAGCTCGAAAATGTAATTCATGAAATTTCTTCAATCTCCTTCTCCGCAACAGCTCCACCAAGCGAAACCGCGGGGGTTCACTAA
- a CDS encoding SIR2 family protein produces the protein MDYKKFERTLDDVVETLKNARIYGKKAALLIGTGCSAQAGIPTAEKFVDIIRRDRPKDYNRAPKKNYSACMSELAPGERRDLIANFTEETKINWAHIIMAQLMKSGYVDRILTTNFDPLLIKACALLNEFPAVYDLTASNSFKPDYIPEKSVFYLHGQRTGFELINTSEEFTEHSKRIKPVIQDTGRGRVWIVVGYSGRNDPVFDILASFPKFDYRLYWVGYRDKPAEEHIQEKLLQEGKYAYFVRGYDADGFFVSLARKLGCFPPEFLNRPFSFLKTLFNNLAPCECIDDDEDIGVEDVLNKINEAIELFESRNDG, from the coding sequence ATGGATTATAAAAAGTTTGAAAGAACACTGGATGATGTCGTCGAGACCCTGAAAAACGCCAGAATCTATGGAAAGAAAGCAGCCCTTTTGATTGGCACGGGTTGTTCGGCTCAGGCAGGTATTCCGACAGCTGAAAAGTTTGTGGATATTATCAGGAGAGATCGTCCCAAAGACTATAACAGAGCGCCAAAAAAGAACTATTCGGCCTGTATGAGTGAACTCGCTCCCGGAGAGCGTCGCGATTTGATAGCCAACTTCACTGAAGAAACAAAAATCAACTGGGCTCACATCATCATGGCACAGCTCATGAAATCAGGATATGTAGATAGAATCCTGACCACAAACTTCGATCCGCTATTGATAAAAGCCTGCGCTCTGCTGAATGAATTCCCTGCTGTCTACGACCTCACAGCCAGCAATAGTTTCAAACCAGATTACATCCCGGAGAAATCCGTGTTTTACCTCCACGGCCAGAGAACGGGCTTTGAACTTATAAACACTTCTGAAGAATTCACCGAGCATTCGAAAAGGATAAAACCAGTTATTCAGGACACTGGCCGGGGCAGAGTGTGGATCGTCGTGGGATACAGTGGCAGGAACGATCCTGTATTTGATATCCTCGCCAGTTTTCCAAAATTCGATTATAGACTTTATTGGGTGGGGTATAGAGACAAACCAGCAGAAGAGCACATTCAAGAAAAGCTTTTGCAGGAAGGGAAATATGCTTATTTTGTCAGGGGGTACGACGCCGATGGCTTCTTTGTAAGTCTCGCGAGAAAGCTTGGTTGCTTTCCGCCCGAATTCTTGAACAGACCTTTTTCCTTCTTGAAGACGCTATTTAACAACCTCGCACCCTGTGAATGCATTGATGATGACGAAGACATCGGTGTTGAAGATGTTCTGAATAAGATTAACGAGGCTATCGAGCTGTTTGAAAGCCGAAACGATGGGTGA
- a CDS encoding damage-control phosphatase ARMT1 family protein, with amino-acid sequence MRSSIECIPCNINSLIRILKKANIDSKKQEEAVKSYMNRLLKLETFEMTPVHMGREIKDVIMNFFGEVDLYREIKDSANKLLLSMYDELKTEILKSPDPIETALRFSVAGNIIDFAPGHQIDIMKTLKDSTETAFAINHLDKLIEELRRAKSVLLIGDNCGEAVLDKLFLELIDVPVKYYAVRSAPVLNDVTLREAKLIGLDKVATVVESGSDAPGTLLDRITPQFKEILYSSEVVISKGQGNFESLSGLDRELYFLLMTKCEVVSGYIGVSKGSFIALKSGETRTEQKSL; translated from the coding sequence GTGAGAAGCTCTATCGAATGCATTCCTTGTAATATCAATTCTCTGATACGCATTTTAAAGAAAGCAAACATCGATTCTAAGAAACAAGAAGAAGCCGTGAAAAGCTATATGAACAGGTTGTTGAAGCTTGAAACCTTTGAAATGACCCCTGTACACATGGGGAGAGAGATTAAAGACGTTATAATGAATTTCTTTGGTGAAGTGGACCTCTACCGCGAGATAAAAGACTCTGCTAACAAGCTACTGCTTTCTATGTATGACGAGCTGAAAACTGAGATCCTGAAATCACCTGATCCTATTGAAACAGCATTGAGATTCTCAGTTGCCGGAAACATCATAGATTTCGCGCCAGGACACCAGATAGACATTATGAAGACCCTAAAAGATTCCACTGAAACAGCTTTTGCAATAAACCATTTGGATAAGCTTATTGAAGAGTTGAGAAGAGCTAAGAGCGTTCTTTTGATAGGAGACAATTGCGGTGAAGCTGTTCTGGACAAGTTATTTCTCGAACTGATCGATGTACCTGTCAAATATTATGCTGTGAGAAGTGCTCCCGTGTTGAACGATGTTACCCTTCGGGAGGCAAAACTCATAGGTCTCGATAAAGTGGCGACAGTTGTTGAAAGCGGTTCCGATGCACCGGGTACACTGCTCGATAGGATCACTCCGCAGTTTAAAGAAATCCTGTACAGCTCCGAAGTTGTCATTTCCAAGGGCCAGGGAAATTTTGAAAGCCTGAGTGGACTCGATCGAGAACTATACTTTCTCCTCATGACGAAATGCGAAGTGGTCAGTGGGTATATTGGTGTCTCTAAAGGTAGTTTTATAGCTCTAAAGAGCGGGGAAACAAGGACTGAACAAAAAAGTCTATAA
- a CDS encoding histidinol-phosphatase HisJ family protein, with product MIDLHVHTRFSPDAEPTIEEVVKAAAEKGVEILGISDHYELGPTLEEGDNFGDPLLYLEEIERVSKEYPLKVLKAVELGIQSYTDNSILNGAFDYFIYSIHEGPNFPDVTQPSKLWKAYLEESIAAVETLDFPGFFGHLDFLRRYLPDYVPLEPSPLLDELLKLLVRKDLGLEINTSGLRKEFKEAHPQRWIIERYLSFGGKYLTIGSDAHRIEDLGKGFIEALRIIKSLDVKELFYCEEGNFVPVPVESFPLSF from the coding sequence ATGATAGATCTTCACGTGCACACGCGCTTTTCACCAGATGCTGAACCAACTATTGAAGAAGTCGTAAAAGCGGCTGCGGAAAAGGGTGTCGAAATACTCGGTATAAGCGACCACTACGAACTTGGCCCCACACTGGAAGAAGGGGACAACTTCGGTGATCCGTTGCTCTACCTCGAAGAGATAGAACGAGTATCGAAGGAATATCCTCTCAAAGTGCTCAAAGCCGTAGAACTCGGTATTCAGAGCTATACAGACAACTCCATTTTGAATGGGGCTTTTGATTATTTCATCTACTCAATTCACGAAGGCCCGAATTTTCCAGATGTTACCCAACCAAGCAAACTGTGGAAAGCCTATTTAGAAGAATCAATTGCGGCTGTGGAAACTCTTGATTTTCCCGGATTTTTCGGGCATCTCGATTTCCTGAGGCGTTACCTCCCCGATTATGTCCCTCTCGAGCCCTCTCCGCTACTGGACGAGTTGTTAAAACTTTTGGTAAGAAAGGATCTGGGGCTTGAAATAAACACTTCCGGATTGAGAAAGGAATTCAAAGAGGCACATCCGCAGCGCTGGATTATCGAAAGATATCTTTCCTTTGGCGGAAAGTATCTGACTATTGGCTCAGATGCTCATAGAATAGAAGATCTCGGAAAGGGCTTCATTGAAGCTCTTAGAATCATAAAGTCCCTGGATGTGAAGGAACTCTTCTACTGCGAAGAGGGCAATTTCGTACCCGTACCGGTGGAGAGCTTCCCGCTATCTTTTTGA
- a CDS encoding cyclase family protein: MSKFIDLTRIIENGMAVYPGDDKTILRRSRQLDKDGYNNHRLEISMHSGTHIDGPMHMTNCEKLILDFPLETLIGEGVVLDVRNQEVIELKEEYKSTIREGSILLLHTGRDKSFGTKEYFLNNPVVSKEFAEFLVERRIKILGLDSPSPDRYPFEIHKILFAGGVLIAENLTNLDKLLGVDAFEVIALPLRIKADSSIARVIARVAE; this comes from the coding sequence ATGTCGAAATTCATAGATTTGACGAGAATTATCGAAAATGGAATGGCTGTATATCCCGGCGATGACAAGACGATTCTACGGCGGTCAAGACAACTTGACAAAGACGGTTACAACAACCACAGGCTTGAAATAAGTATGCACAGTGGTACGCATATCGATGGCCCTATGCACATGACAAATTGTGAAAAGCTTATTCTGGACTTCCCGTTAGAAACCCTGATCGGGGAAGGCGTTGTGCTGGATGTTAGGAACCAGGAGGTGATAGAGCTTAAAGAAGAGTATAAGTCTACTATAAGGGAGGGAAGCATCCTTCTTCTCCATACCGGGCGCGACAAAAGCTTCGGGACAAAAGAATATTTCTTAAATAATCCTGTTGTTTCAAAGGAATTTGCAGAATTTCTCGTAGAAAGAAGAATCAAAATACTGGGGCTTGATTCACCCTCCCCAGACAGGTACCCCTTCGAAATTCACAAAATACTATTTGCAGGCGGTGTACTCATTGCCGAAAACCTTACAAATCTCGACAAACTGCTTGGCGTAGATGCCTTTGAAGTGATAGCCCTTCCGCTCAGAATAAAAGCCGATTCTTCCATCGCCAGAGTGATTGCTCGCGTGGCGGAGTAA
- a CDS encoding DMT family transporter translates to MAYLFLAITLLFFSSMEVVSKPLMGSIDPFFLTFLRFFLGGLFLLLFVRKRLAFREILLLAALGSLNSIVSMTLLQLSVKYGNASTAATLVSTNPLFVSLFAFIARERLTRRKFFGILLGLIGIIIFAYGRIAGDTILGILFGVSASITFALYSVIMKRFLVKHGALVSTAYSIFFSSLIYALLLIATNRFVFPEFSLTGWLSVLYLGIGVTSVAYLTFFKGMEILGAATASRIFYLKPIVSTIFAVVFLSEGFGLMKLIGMTIVLISLLL, encoded by the coding sequence GTGGCGTATCTGTTCCTCGCAATAACGCTGTTGTTCTTTTCTTCCATGGAAGTTGTATCAAAACCCCTTATGGGGTCTATTGACCCATTTTTTCTTACTTTCTTGAGGTTCTTCCTCGGAGGTTTGTTCCTTCTACTCTTTGTGAGAAAGAGGCTCGCTTTTAGAGAAATCCTGCTTCTTGCTGCTCTTGGTTCTCTGAACTCCATTGTTTCCATGACGCTGTTACAGTTGTCTGTGAAATATGGAAATGCTTCAACTGCTGCCACCCTTGTATCCACCAATCCACTGTTTGTGTCGCTTTTTGCTTTCATAGCGCGAGAGAGATTAACCAGAAGGAAGTTTTTCGGTATTTTGCTTGGGCTTATTGGAATAATCATCTTTGCCTATGGCAGAATAGCCGGGGATACCATCTTGGGTATACTTTTTGGCGTGTCGGCATCCATTACTTTTGCACTATATTCTGTAATCATGAAAAGGTTCCTCGTGAAGCACGGAGCTCTTGTGAGCACCGCCTATTCCATTTTCTTTTCCAGTCTTATATATGCTTTGTTGCTGATCGCCACAAATAGATTTGTCTTTCCAGAGTTTTCTCTGACAGGCTGGTTAAGCGTCCTTTATCTTGGAATAGGGGTCACCAGTGTCGCCTATCTCACCTTTTTCAAGGGAATGGAAATCCTCGGTGCTGCAACAGCAAGTAGAATCTTCTATCTAAAACCAATTGTCTCAACAATATTTGCTGTCGTGTTCCTATCGGAAGGATTTGGACTGATGAAGCTTATTGGTATGACTATTGTGCTCATTTCGCTGCTGCTGTGA
- the fsa gene encoding fructose-6-phosphate aldolase has product MKIFLDTANLAEIKKAVEWGIIDGVTTNPTLVAREGAVFEERIKRICEVVKGPVSAEVTGLDYDSMVSEARALSKLSEHVVVKIPMTPDGVKAVKTLSDEGIKTNVTLVFSTSQAILAMKAGATYISPFVGRLDDISNDGMKIVQEIMKVIDNYGFKTEVIVASVRHPMHVVQAALIGAHIVTTPFKTLEALFKHPLTNIGIERFMSDWHEYRKKLTGENNDIDPEK; this is encoded by the coding sequence ATGAAGATTTTTCTGGATACTGCTAATCTGGCCGAAATCAAGAAAGCTGTTGAGTGGGGAATCATCGACGGTGTGACAACCAATCCCACGCTCGTCGCAAGGGAAGGAGCGGTTTTTGAAGAACGGATTAAACGAATTTGTGAAGTTGTGAAAGGCCCTGTTTCTGCTGAGGTTACAGGTCTCGATTATGATTCTATGGTTTCTGAGGCAAGAGCGCTTTCGAAGCTGAGTGAACACGTAGTTGTTAAGATTCCCATGACCCCTGACGGTGTTAAAGCCGTTAAAACTTTGAGTGATGAGGGAATAAAAACCAACGTCACCCTAGTATTTTCCACTTCACAAGCCATTCTTGCCATGAAAGCAGGGGCAACTTATATCAGTCCTTTTGTCGGCAGGCTGGATGATATTTCAAATGATGGGATGAAGATAGTCCAGGAAATCATGAAGGTTATAGATAACTATGGGTTTAAGACAGAAGTGATTGTTGCGAGTGTGCGCCATCCGATGCATGTTGTGCAAGCCGCCCTCATTGGTGCGCATATCGTTACTACCCCATTCAAAACACTTGAAGCACTTTTTAAGCATCCGCTCACAAATATTGGTATTGAGAGATTCATGAGTGATTGGCACGAGTACAGGAAAAAGTTGACAGGAGAAAATAACGATATTGATCCAGAGAAATGA
- a CDS encoding ROK family transcriptional regulator, which yields MNDYIRYPSLLIPDNAFSPGIVMGLSTFIMKIVNSLKKESDDVKRRGSKDLIKEINEKLILKTIYEHKKIDRASIAKFTGLSPAAVTKITAELINKGMVLEAGSAESSGGRKPILLSLNPEFGQFLGVKIGVGYVELVITDFTSMIVESTRCETESSDPEVIVNVIKNCWDKCRRKKHARLLGIGVAVSGVVDSKEGIVRDSFLLGWRDVPIASLLKEVFKCEVLVMNDVDSFAMSHLWLGKAKDHSNTVVITLGVGIGGALIIDGKIHNAKGGVGEIGHMTVVKDGAKCTCGSNGCLEAEASFEALAKKISSITESKKLKELYKSVNQSESSEIEYLREALKRDRNAFNRVFEEYAVLVGIALKNIINMLAPDYLLIGGEALEFQEKFLNKAIQYARKNAFGKLGEKVMFNVDDLGEVAWNLGVIFVLMDNLFLTTSHNESR from the coding sequence ATGAATGACTATATTCGTTATCCATCCCTTCTAATCCCTGATAATGCCTTTTCACCGGGTATTGTTATGGGCCTTTCAACATTTATAATGAAGATAGTTAATTCACTGAAGAAAGAAAGTGATGACGTGAAGAGAAGAGGTTCGAAGGATCTAATTAAGGAAATTAACGAAAAATTGATACTGAAGACTATTTATGAACACAAAAAGATTGATAGGGCATCCATAGCAAAATTTACCGGGCTCAGTCCCGCAGCAGTAACCAAGATAACAGCAGAACTAATAAACAAAGGTATGGTACTTGAAGCAGGTTCTGCTGAATCTTCAGGTGGAAGAAAACCTATATTGCTTTCTCTTAATCCCGAATTTGGCCAGTTTCTTGGAGTGAAAATCGGAGTTGGATATGTTGAACTGGTTATAACAGACTTTACAAGCATGATTGTTGAAAGCACCAGATGTGAAACAGAAAGTTCCGATCCTGAGGTAATAGTCAATGTAATTAAAAATTGTTGGGATAAGTGCAGGCGAAAAAAACATGCAAGATTACTTGGCATAGGTGTTGCTGTGTCTGGTGTTGTTGATTCGAAAGAAGGAATAGTGCGGGATTCATTTTTGTTAGGTTGGAGAGATGTGCCGATTGCTTCTCTATTGAAGGAAGTATTTAAATGTGAAGTTCTTGTGATGAACGATGTCGATTCATTCGCGATGAGTCATTTGTGGTTGGGAAAAGCGAAAGACCACTCTAACACCGTTGTGATTACGCTTGGTGTTGGGATCGGTGGTGCCCTGATTATAGACGGGAAAATTCACAATGCAAAGGGCGGTGTCGGGGAGATTGGCCATATGACCGTCGTCAAAGACGGTGCAAAATGTACGTGCGGAAGCAATGGCTGCCTTGAAGCCGAAGCTTCGTTCGAGGCATTAGCAAAAAAAATAAGCTCTATTACCGAAAGCAAAAAACTTAAAGAGCTATACAAATCAGTTAATCAATCAGAGAGCTCTGAGATTGAGTATTTAAGGGAAGCGTTGAAAAGGGATAGAAACGCGTTTAACCGTGTTTTTGAAGAGTATGCTGTGCTTGTTGGTATAGCTCTGAAGAACATTATAAATATGTTGGCTCCAGATTATCTGCTTATTGGTGGCGAAGCCCTCGAATTTCAGGAAAAATTTCTCAACAAAGCTATCCAATATGCCCGGAAAAATGCGTTTGGGAAATTGGGGGAAAAGGTTATGTTTAATGTTGACGACCTGGGAGAAGTAGCATGGAACCTTGGGGTAATTTTTGTACTTATGGATAATCTTTTTCTCACTACTTCTCACAATGAAAGTCGGTGA
- a CDS encoding carbohydrate ABC transporter permease: MNSVKRKGDLKYLIFFLTPSLIFLFLFQILPITYSLVLSFMQWNIRTPAVWIGLGNYANLFHDKEFWLSVWHTFQYILMYVPLVIIGGMILALLVNKKIKFQNFFKVSFFIPVISSWVAVSLIWKGLLNPKYGFINQILSWFGIQGPAWLFDPKWAMTAIVFASVWKDVGFIMVILLGGLSNIPKHLYEASVIDGATPWKQFWRITLPLLTPTLFFALMITLINSFQIFDQVWIMTNGGPAGATSVIVERIYRNAFSYSKMGYAAAMSWILFALIFGISFLQNRYQKKWVFYS; encoded by the coding sequence GTGAACTCAGTGAAAAGAAAAGGAGATTTAAAATACCTTATCTTCTTTTTGACTCCAAGCTTGATATTCCTGTTTCTTTTCCAGATTCTTCCTATAACCTATTCATTAGTGCTGAGCTTTATGCAATGGAACATAAGGACTCCTGCCGTGTGGATAGGGCTGGGTAACTATGCAAATCTATTTCATGACAAAGAGTTTTGGTTATCTGTGTGGCATACATTCCAGTATATTTTGATGTATGTTCCATTAGTTATTATCGGCGGAATGATTTTAGCTTTGTTGGTTAATAAAAAGATTAAGTTTCAAAATTTCTTTAAAGTATCTTTCTTCATTCCGGTTATTTCTTCATGGGTCGCAGTATCACTTATTTGGAAAGGCTTGCTAAATCCGAAGTACGGTTTTATAAATCAAATTCTCTCATGGTTTGGTATTCAGGGTCCTGCATGGCTCTTTGATCCTAAGTGGGCTATGACCGCCATTGTTTTTGCCAGTGTATGGAAAGATGTTGGATTTATCATGGTAATTCTTCTTGGGGGTCTTAGCAACATACCAAAGCATTTATACGAAGCCTCAGTAATAGATGGAGCTACACCCTGGAAACAGTTCTGGAGAATCACCTTACCATTGCTTACCCCAACATTATTTTTTGCTTTGATGATCACGCTTATCAATTCGTTCCAGATTTTTGATCAGGTATGGATAATGACAAACGGAGGACCTGCGGGAGCTACTTCCGTTATTGTTGAGCGAATCTATAGAAATGCTTTCAGTTATTCAAAAATGGGATATGCTGCGGCAATGTCCTGGATTCTTTTTGCGTTAATCTTTGGCATATCTTTTCTACAAAACAGATATCAAAAGAAATGGGTGTTTTATTCATGA